A region of Bombyx mori chromosome 13, ASM3026992v2 DNA encodes the following proteins:
- the LOC119629388 gene encoding serine/arginine repetitive matrix protein 1-like, which translates to MSSGNSPPLISTPGPSNKGRQAIHKPTPATRTSLTGLGLDSQPGPSVAAQGSPRIGPREGNLPSLTDPSGPSRPRKKARSESDRGSSSDKDKRPRLGPSSRSEGEESATTSTDHSSTESVTPSTSRSSSPSGSPIPANKPIPKPRAPARTGTALRQLRSPPRSPSPTLSPIPVDSTRGAPALSGTAGNLDSTRYMDLESTRPQHIPLPTNPKPSTSYAAMAARPGIPTTQRTSQSPKAPPPRSKGRAQEVLRRHPPIMVEALPNWPRHLAAIRERLGRAPSARPFGAVEGWRPTRGPAQCHRCQAFGHASYNCHRAVRCVRCAGEHIVADCPRPRDGPFSCANCGKDHVAVDRRCAVFRKRARMMGVTVPPPAPPVPRAGGAAPPAVLPIVRGKGKGKGKSSLPPAPPPRNSIPSAVVVEAEPSATTLMAQANRPRRTNKPIPVPRGRTSAGVTPTPRPTGGPAPGKNSNRNKKKKQKKKDKKKEAREREEAIRATDAAPLEQSQMVVETMEVNEASPTAQTSNSNPPLPSAHLAEDNSNLNSQPGLKALMVPEQGHRVGRDMLQLKADYDQ; encoded by the exons ATGTCGTCGGGGAACTCACCCCCGTTAatcagcacacccggcccgtccAATAAGGGACGTCAGGCGATTCACAAGCCAACACCTGCAACCCGTACAAGCTTGACGGGACTCGGGTTGGACAGCCAGCCCGGGCCTTCGGTCGCGGCCCAGGGGTCCCCGAGGATCGGACCGAGGGAAGGTAATCTTCCCTCGTTGACCGATCCCTCCGggccctctcggccgcggaagaaggccaggtctgAGTCTGACCGAGGCTCGTCAAGCGACAAGGATAAGCGTCCGCGACTGGGTCCTTCCTCCAGATCGGAGGGAGAGGAAAGTGCGACCACATCCACCGATCATTCCTCAACTGAATCCGTGACTCCTTCCACGTCTAGATCTTCGTCCCCCTCTGGGAGCCCAATCCCAGCCAATAAACCAATTCCGAAGCCTAGGGCCCCCGCCAGGACAGGGACAGCCCTTAGGCAACTACGATCCCCTCCACGTTCTCCCTCCCCAACGTTATCCCCAATCCCGGTGGACTCAacccgaggtgcccccgccctaagcggcacggcgggcaaCCTGGATTCCACCAGGTAtatggacctcgagtccacCAGACCCCAACATATTCCCTTACCGACAAACCCCAAGCCTTCTACCTCCTACgctgccatggcagctaggCCAGGTATTCCTACCACCCAGAGGACTTCCCAATCCCCAAAAGCCCCTCCCCCGAGGTCGAAGGGTCGTGCCCAGGAGGTATTACGTCGACACCCACCAATTATGGTGGAGGCCCTCCCAAATTGGCCTCGCCAtttggcggccattagggagcgcttAGGTCGAGCTCcctcggcgcgacccttcggcgccg TTGAGGGATGGCGTCCAACCCGAGGGCCcgcgcagtgtcatcgctgccaggccttcggacacgcATCCTACAACTGCCATCGCGCGGTCCGCTGCGTAAGGTGTGCCGGAGAGCACATtgtagcggactgcccgaggccgagggacggcccaTTCTCCTGCGCCAATTGTGGGAAGGACCACGTcgccgtcgacagacggtgtGCGGTCTTCCGCAaacgggccaggatgatgggagtcacCGTCCCTCCTCCTGCGCCACCGGTGCCTCGAGCCGGGGGTGCAGCTCCTCCGGCTGTACTTCCCATAGTAAgggggaaggggaaggggaaagggaaatcttccCTTCCCCCGGCCCCTCCCCCTCGAAACTCCATTCCGTCCGCCGTGGTAGTGGAGGCTGAGCCGTCAGCGACCACGTTGATGGCGCAGGCCAACCGGCCGCGGCGGACAAATAAACCCATTCCCGTTCCTCGTGGTCGCACTTCCGCTGGTGTCACACCTACACCTCGCCCGACCGGCGGTCCTGCACCCGGAAAAAATAGTAATaggaacaaaaagaaaaaacaaaagaaaaaagataaaaaaaaagaagcacgAGAGAGAGAGGAAGCCATCAGAGCGACTGATGCTGCACCTCTCGAACAATCCCAAATGGTCGTTGAGACAATGGAGGTCAACGAGGCCTCCCCTACTGCCCAAACATCGAACTCCAATCCGCCATTGCCATCGGCCCATCTGGCCGAAGACAATTCTAATCTGAACAGCCA